One Dietzia sp. JS16-p6b genomic window carries:
- a CDS encoding sulfurtransferase: MTRATAPASDTQVSPLLVTARELISDVASLPTPVILDVRWRLGDARGREHYYSGHIPGAQYVDLPTELAGQRNVREGRHPLPSPDDLEDALRRAGVDNDSRVVIYDDSGNTSAARAWWLMRWAGKEDVYLLDGGLKAWIAEGEDLAVGPGNPVERGDFTFRLDHMRTADIDETEASPEEGVLIDVRAAERYAGHTEPMDSRAGHIPGAVNLPTSSFLDESGRFLPAERIRQMFADVGVTSGKNTVVYCGSGIHACHALAAMEVAGIEAGRLFPGSWSQWSADRRRPIALGEDPR; encoded by the coding sequence GTGACCAGAGCCACCGCACCCGCATCCGACACCCAGGTCAGTCCCCTCCTCGTCACGGCGCGCGAGTTGATCAGCGACGTGGCGAGCCTTCCCACCCCTGTGATCCTCGACGTGCGCTGGCGGCTCGGCGATGCCCGCGGCCGGGAGCACTACTACTCCGGCCACATCCCCGGCGCGCAGTACGTCGATCTACCCACCGAGCTCGCGGGCCAGCGCAACGTCCGCGAGGGCCGCCACCCGCTGCCCTCGCCCGATGATCTCGAGGACGCCCTGCGTCGTGCCGGGGTGGACAACGACAGCCGCGTGGTGATCTACGACGACTCCGGTAACACCTCCGCGGCGCGCGCCTGGTGGCTGATGCGCTGGGCCGGCAAGGAGGACGTCTACCTCCTCGACGGCGGTCTCAAGGCGTGGATCGCCGAGGGCGAGGACCTGGCGGTGGGGCCGGGCAACCCGGTCGAGCGCGGCGACTTCACCTTCAGGCTCGATCACATGCGCACGGCCGACATCGACGAGACGGAGGCCAGCCCCGAGGAGGGCGTCCTGATCGATGTCCGCGCTGCCGAGCGCTATGCCGGCCACACCGAGCCGATGGATTCGCGGGCCGGCCACATCCCGGGCGCCGTCAATCTGCCCACGTCGTCGTTCCTCGACGAGAGCGGGCGGTTCCTTCCCGCCGAGCGCATCCGTCAGATGTTCGCCGACGTGGGGGTGACCAGCGGAAAGAACACCGTGGTCTACTGCGGTTCCGGCATCCACGCCTGCCATGCGCTCGCGGCGATGGAGGTGGCCGGGATCGAGGCGGGGAGGCTGTTCCCGGGGTCGTGGTCGCAGTGGTCGGCGGATCGTCGGCGGCCGATCGCCCTGGGGGAGGACCCCCGCTAG
- a CDS encoding NPCBM/NEW2 domain-containing protein — protein sequence MRPSSSFTKFIAVIAASATIVGIAPGTSSAQLPPLPPLPSIEEIQAGAAAAAVVIAAAAAASSQLNETGGINSDSLGNTVSGSQNQGPGNPPIPGTQTTYLRAMQTVRGGAEPTKGSVNINGRTYAQSVYTSQFMTTSTNYQYDLGKNWSNFRATIGLSDTSHPDARYQFRVFVDDQQRGSWAMRLGQAQDININVSGGLRLKLEVTKTAANGNNANAAWGDARVTR from the coding sequence ATGCGACCTTCCTCATCCTTTACGAAATTCATCGCGGTCATCGCCGCATCCGCGACCATCGTCGGAATTGCGCCCGGAACATCGTCGGCACAACTTCCGCCGCTGCCGCCCCTCCCGAGCATCGAGGAGATTCAAGCAGGTGCGGCGGCCGCAGCCGTCGTCATCGCAGCCGCTGCAGCAGCGTCTTCTCAGCTGAACGAGACGGGCGGCATCAACAGCGACTCACTCGGCAACACCGTGAGCGGATCCCAGAACCAGGGACCGGGGAATCCCCCGATTCCCGGGACGCAGACTACCTATCTGCGCGCTATGCAGACAGTTCGAGGCGGAGCAGAACCCACCAAAGGGTCAGTCAACATCAACGGCAGGACATATGCCCAGTCGGTGTACACCAGCCAATTCATGACTACGTCGACAAACTATCAGTACGACCTGGGCAAGAACTGGAGCAATTTCCGAGCTACTATCGGCCTTTCTGATACTTCTCACCCCGATGCGAGATATCAGTTCAGAGTATTCGTCGACGACCAGCAACGTGGATCGTGGGCGATGAGGCTCGGACAAGCTCAGGACATCAACATCAACGTTTCCGGTGGCCTCCGCCTGAAACTCGAGGTGACAAAGACCGCAGCAAACGGCAACAACGCCAATGCAGCCTGGGGCGACGCTCGCGTCACGCGCTGA
- the clpB gene encoding ATP-dependent chaperone ClpB — MSQFNPTTKTQAALSAAVQSASAAGNPDVRPGHLLVALLEQQDGIATPLLQACGVDPKLALSQAKALTASYPSASGSGLAAPNFNRDALAVISFSQTLATEMGDDYVSTEHVLVGIAAGHTGGDAAKLLNELGATEDALKKAFAAVRGNTRVTTENPEDQYQALEKYSTDLTARARDGKIDPVIGRDSEIRRVVQVLSRRTKNNPVLIGEPGVGKTAIVEGLARRIVDGDVPESLRGKTLLSLDLGSMVAGAKYRGEFEERLKAVLDEITASEGQIITFIDEIHTIVGAGASGEGSMDAGNMIKPMLARGELRLVGATTLDEYRKYIEKDAALERRFQQVYVGEPSVEDTVGILRGLKERYEVHHGVRITDSALVSAATLSDRYITQRFLPDKAIDLVDEAASRLKMEIDSRPEEIDAAERIVRRLEIEEVALQKETDAASKDRLVALQSELADSKEKLAELTARWQNEKTAIQGVQKVKEELDALRTESEKAERDGDYARVAEIRYGRLPELEKQLAEAEESEAASNAMLKEEVGPEDVAEVVSAWTGIPVGKMLQGETEKLLRMEDEIARRVVGQGDAVRAVSDAVRRARAGVADPNRPTGSFLFLGPTGVGKTELAKALAEFLFDDERAMVRIDMSEYSEKHSVSRLVGAPPGYVGYEAGGQLTEAVRRRPYTIVLLDEVEKAHPDVFDILLQVLDDGRLTDGQGRTVDFRNTILVLTSNLGAGGSREQMMDAVKRAFKPEFINRLDDVVVFDALSEEQLESIVDIQIDELARRLKGRRLTLEVDDAAKGWLARRGYDPAYGARPLRRLVQQSIGDKLARALLAGDIRDGDTVRVSLAEDGESLTLS; from the coding sequence ATGAGCCAGTTCAACCCCACGACCAAGACCCAGGCGGCTCTGTCGGCCGCCGTCCAATCCGCCTCGGCGGCAGGGAACCCGGATGTCCGTCCGGGACACCTCCTCGTGGCACTGCTCGAGCAGCAGGACGGGATCGCCACGCCCCTGCTGCAGGCCTGTGGCGTGGACCCGAAGCTGGCTCTGAGCCAGGCCAAGGCCCTCACCGCGAGTTACCCCAGCGCGTCCGGTTCGGGGCTGGCCGCCCCCAACTTCAACCGCGACGCCCTCGCCGTCATCAGTTTCTCCCAGACCCTCGCCACCGAGATGGGCGACGACTACGTCTCGACCGAGCACGTCCTGGTCGGCATCGCGGCGGGCCACACCGGCGGTGACGCGGCCAAGCTCCTCAACGAGCTCGGCGCCACCGAGGACGCGCTGAAGAAGGCATTCGCCGCGGTGCGTGGCAACACCCGCGTGACCACCGAGAACCCCGAGGACCAGTACCAGGCGCTGGAGAAGTACTCCACGGATCTCACGGCCCGGGCACGGGACGGCAAGATCGACCCGGTCATCGGACGCGACTCGGAGATCCGGCGCGTGGTCCAGGTCCTGAGCCGCCGCACCAAGAACAACCCGGTTCTCATCGGCGAGCCCGGCGTGGGCAAGACCGCCATCGTCGAGGGCCTGGCCCGGCGGATCGTCGACGGCGACGTGCCCGAGTCGCTCAGGGGCAAGACCCTGCTCTCGCTGGACCTGGGCTCGATGGTCGCGGGTGCCAAGTACCGCGGCGAGTTCGAGGAGCGGCTCAAGGCCGTGCTCGACGAGATCACCGCCTCGGAGGGCCAGATCATCACCTTCATCGACGAGATCCACACCATCGTCGGCGCGGGCGCGTCAGGTGAGGGGTCGATGGACGCCGGCAACATGATCAAGCCGATGCTCGCCCGCGGCGAGCTCCGGCTGGTCGGTGCCACCACTCTCGACGAGTACCGCAAGTACATCGAGAAGGACGCCGCCCTGGAGCGTCGCTTCCAGCAGGTCTACGTGGGGGAGCCGAGTGTCGAGGACACCGTCGGCATCCTGCGCGGGCTCAAGGAGCGCTACGAGGTGCACCACGGCGTGCGCATCACCGACTCCGCGCTGGTCTCCGCGGCCACGCTCTCGGACCGCTACATCACCCAGAGGTTCCTCCCGGACAAGGCGATCGACCTGGTCGACGAGGCCGCGAGTCGGCTCAAGATGGAGATCGACTCCCGACCGGAGGAGATCGACGCCGCCGAGCGGATCGTGCGTCGGCTCGAGATCGAGGAGGTGGCGCTGCAGAAGGAGACCGATGCCGCGTCCAAGGACCGTCTGGTCGCCCTCCAGTCCGAACTCGCCGATTCCAAGGAGAAGCTCGCCGAACTGACCGCCCGCTGGCAGAACGAGAAGACCGCCATCCAGGGCGTGCAGAAGGTCAAGGAGGAGCTCGACGCCCTGCGCACGGAGTCGGAGAAGGCCGAGCGCGACGGCGACTACGCGCGCGTCGCCGAGATCCGTTACGGCCGGCTTCCCGAGCTGGAGAAGCAACTCGCCGAGGCGGAGGAGAGCGAGGCCGCCTCGAACGCCATGCTCAAGGAGGAGGTCGGGCCCGAGGACGTGGCCGAGGTGGTCTCCGCCTGGACCGGCATCCCCGTGGGCAAGATGCTCCAGGGTGAGACCGAGAAGCTCCTGCGCATGGAGGACGAGATCGCGCGCCGGGTCGTCGGCCAGGGCGACGCGGTCCGGGCCGTGTCCGATGCCGTTCGCCGGGCTCGCGCCGGGGTCGCCGACCCCAACCGGCCCACCGGGTCGTTCCTCTTCCTCGGCCCCACGGGCGTGGGTAAGACGGAGCTGGCCAAGGCGCTCGCGGAGTTCTTGTTCGACGACGAGCGGGCCATGGTCCGGATCGACATGAGCGAGTACTCCGAGAAGCACAGCGTCTCGCGTCTGGTGGGTGCCCCTCCGGGGTACGTCGGCTACGAGGCGGGTGGGCAGCTCACCGAGGCGGTGCGCCGGCGTCCGTACACGATCGTGCTGCTCGACGAGGTCGAGAAGGCGCACCCGGACGTGTTCGACATCCTCCTGCAGGTGCTCGACGACGGTCGTCTCACCGACGGCCAGGGCCGGACCGTGGACTTCCGCAACACCATCCTCGTGCTCACGTCAAACCTGGGCGCGGGTGGCTCGCGCGAGCAGATGATGGACGCGGTCAAACGCGCGTTCAAGCCGGAGTTCATCAACCGGTTGGACGACGTCGTGGTCTTCGACGCGCTCAGCGAGGAGCAACTCGAGTCGATCGTCGACATCCAGATCGACGAACTCGCGCGGCGCCTCAAGGGACGTCGACTGACCCTCGAGGTCGACGACGCGGCCAAGGGCTGGCTGGCCCGGCGGGGCTACGATCCCGCCTACGGCGCCCGCCCGCTGCGCCGGCTGGTGCAGCAGTCGATCGGCGACAAGCTCGCCCGGGCGCTGCTCGCCGGCGACATCCGCGACGGCGACACCGTGCGGGTCTCCCTCGCCGAGGACGGGGAGTCGCTCACGCTGAGCTGA
- a CDS encoding ROK family protein: MRNGVVVDIGGSGTRIGAVIDGRVVGVHGAEVATAEDLAGVIRAVDPSPSGVGVSVSGHVDADRGVIEASRAAAWAEGPMRSQLVDLLDAPVSVIGHGDAHALALTQLPDVEFGGIAISLGTTLSFGALNRHGALIHPCGHTGWDLGHWRLVVDGGTTEAWWGLGGHGLYDLEREHGDGAAEIYAHRVGSFVVDAVQLFRPRTVLLTGGIVVGLGEALHGPVAEQLHTLPHTIPAPRVVFSPSRDTALFGAAVAAGLAMPAVR, from the coding sequence ATGAGGAACGGCGTGGTCGTCGACATCGGCGGCAGCGGGACGCGCATCGGTGCCGTCATCGACGGCCGTGTGGTCGGGGTGCACGGGGCCGAGGTGGCCACCGCAGAGGACCTGGCCGGCGTCATCCGCGCCGTCGATCCCTCCCCCAGCGGCGTCGGCGTCTCGGTGAGCGGACACGTCGACGCCGACCGCGGGGTCATCGAGGCCTCCCGGGCCGCCGCCTGGGCTGAGGGACCGATGCGCTCCCAGTTGGTCGACCTCCTGGACGCCCCGGTGTCCGTGATCGGCCACGGCGATGCCCATGCCCTGGCCCTGACGCAACTGCCCGACGTCGAGTTCGGCGGCATCGCCATCTCGCTGGGGACCACCCTGTCCTTCGGCGCGCTCAACCGCCACGGTGCGCTCATCCATCCGTGCGGCCACACCGGGTGGGACCTCGGTCACTGGCGCCTGGTAGTGGACGGCGGCACCACCGAGGCGTGGTGGGGCCTGGGCGGGCACGGACTCTACGACCTCGAGCGGGAACACGGCGACGGCGCCGCCGAGATCTACGCCCATCGAGTGGGATCCTTCGTCGTCGACGCCGTCCAGCTGTTCCGGCCCCGCACGGTCCTGCTCACCGGCGGGATCGTTGTGGGCCTGGGCGAGGCTCTGCACGGGCCGGTCGCCGAGCAGCTGCACACGCTGCCGCACACGATTCCGGCGCCGCGGGTCGTCTTCTCCCCCTCGCGGGACACCGCGCTGTTCGGGGCCGCGGTGGCCGCGGGGTTGGCGATGCCGGCGGTGCGGTGA
- a CDS encoding DEAD/DEAH box helicase, whose protein sequence is MRSSVRVPESEVERFVGSAALARSRPYVNADAIGDVGYTPGSRTLSASVAGSGGRRYRTEVAFGTPDQDGWSRPKLSTCTCPVAMRCKHAAALMLFAAADDPGSDCPGSDYPESDYPVPDSPLTDWRRRIEETLHQMVTQSPPRESEVYGLQLSVVADETVDDGWTGGLRPGLGNRLRARIVVPGRGGRWKSAGVEWDRLRYGWTADMSAAQTSWFRAVDALARSRRQARVWLDLCDAEVPALWPLIATAAEAEVEIVPGDGLHDVRPGPRRRVGLTAWSPDGREVVVTAAAEMLPADGDPMMTDDDVMTADGDQTTPDGEAIDRPLPGALVGDRGDLVAVVRNRVLELCPVGRLDHGVARDLRRWRELAIPDRSVAEFCGDFLPGLADAFPVVDRAGRLELPELDRVEFDLVIRRYAGPGSADGPDLLAEWSRLEVLRMGDGTETTRRRPLTPVDPGDAGLTLADRESLDLAGRAEDAGWGWIVAPGRVRIAGHDAAVLLADGVAALRALDGVRVSVHEGVPEIRRAAEGPRIRVAAEEDRSGIDWLGLSVSVTVEGRPVPFATVFRAVVSGQPEFVTDDGVLVPVDLERFGELRTLLDEALAASAARARGPDGVDGAGDIRIGLGQAGLWSDLAELADDLAPPTGRAQALLELASDSPQPVPVPAALKAELRPYQQQGLDWLAMLWRHRIGGILADDMGLGKTVQALALIAHAHEAHEDRPASGAGTVAEAVSDSPGPFLVVAPSSVVPNWEAEARRFVPSLRVARRSATETTSPTTVAEDAAAHDIVVTSATVLRLNAEAYAGIGWAGVILDEAQQAKNPSSKLFAALAGLRADFLLAVTGTPMENNLTELWAIAALSCRGVLPDAADFRALFRTPIEKDGDAEALRRLRRRLRPFLLRRRKELVAGELPPRTDAVLEVELTVAHRRVYERELARQRASLLALLDDFDSNRISILAGLTVLRRLCLDPSLVDPGHSSIPSAKTDELVASLREVVAEGHRALVFSQFTSYLDTVVDRLHAEGITVAHLDGSTTDRAGAVGEFTEGGAQVFCLSLKAGGVGLNLVGADYVFLLDPWWNPATEAQAVDRAHRIGQTRPVLVYRMVARDTIEERVIELQRRKAELFASVLDSGEHFSAALTAEDLRGLIE, encoded by the coding sequence GTGCGGTCGAGCGTGAGGGTCCCGGAGTCCGAGGTCGAGCGGTTCGTGGGGTCCGCGGCGCTGGCTCGGTCGCGGCCGTACGTCAATGCGGACGCCATCGGCGACGTGGGATACACCCCTGGTTCGCGGACCCTGTCGGCCTCGGTCGCGGGAAGTGGGGGCCGCCGGTACCGGACCGAGGTCGCCTTCGGGACTCCCGATCAGGACGGCTGGTCCCGTCCGAAGCTCAGCACCTGCACCTGCCCCGTGGCGATGCGGTGCAAGCACGCCGCGGCGCTCATGCTGTTCGCCGCGGCGGACGATCCCGGATCCGACTGCCCCGGATCCGACTACCCCGAATCCGACTACCCCGTGCCCGATTCCCCACTGACCGACTGGCGGAGGCGGATCGAGGAGACGCTGCACCAGATGGTGACGCAGTCCCCGCCGCGCGAGTCGGAGGTCTACGGCCTGCAGCTGTCGGTGGTGGCGGACGAGACCGTGGACGACGGCTGGACGGGCGGGCTGAGGCCCGGGCTGGGCAACCGGCTCCGCGCCCGCATCGTCGTGCCGGGCCGTGGCGGCCGGTGGAAGTCGGCGGGCGTCGAGTGGGACCGGCTGCGCTACGGGTGGACAGCGGATATGAGCGCCGCGCAGACCAGCTGGTTCCGCGCCGTGGACGCCTTGGCTCGTAGTCGTCGTCAGGCCCGGGTCTGGTTGGACCTGTGCGATGCCGAGGTACCCGCGCTGTGGCCGCTCATCGCCACCGCTGCCGAGGCGGAGGTGGAGATCGTCCCCGGCGACGGACTGCACGACGTCCGGCCCGGGCCACGCCGGCGCGTGGGGCTCACGGCCTGGTCGCCCGACGGCCGGGAGGTGGTGGTCACCGCCGCGGCGGAGATGCTGCCCGCCGACGGCGACCCGATGATGACCGACGACGACGTGATGACGGCGGACGGCGATCAGACGACGCCCGACGGTGAGGCGATCGACCGACCCCTGCCCGGCGCGCTCGTGGGTGACCGCGGTGACCTCGTCGCGGTGGTCCGCAACAGGGTGCTGGAGCTGTGCCCCGTCGGGCGGCTCGACCACGGGGTGGCTCGCGATCTGCGCCGATGGCGCGAGCTGGCCATCCCGGATCGGTCCGTGGCCGAGTTCTGCGGCGACTTCCTCCCCGGTCTGGCCGACGCGTTCCCCGTCGTCGACAGGGCCGGTCGCCTGGAGTTGCCCGAACTCGACCGCGTCGAGTTCGACCTGGTGATCCGCCGCTACGCCGGACCCGGTTCCGCGGACGGGCCGGATCTCCTCGCGGAGTGGTCCAGGCTCGAGGTGTTGCGGATGGGCGACGGCACGGAGACGACACGACGTCGGCCGCTGACTCCCGTGGACCCGGGGGACGCGGGGCTGACCCTGGCGGACCGCGAGTCGCTGGATCTCGCGGGGAGAGCCGAGGATGCCGGGTGGGGATGGATCGTCGCTCCCGGACGCGTGCGGATCGCCGGGCACGACGCGGCGGTGCTACTGGCGGACGGGGTGGCCGCGCTACGCGCCCTCGATGGCGTGCGGGTGAGCGTGCACGAGGGGGTCCCGGAGATCCGTCGTGCCGCCGAGGGGCCGCGGATCCGGGTGGCTGCCGAGGAGGACCGGTCCGGGATCGACTGGCTGGGACTGTCGGTGAGCGTGACCGTCGAGGGGCGGCCGGTGCCGTTCGCCACGGTGTTCCGGGCGGTGGTGAGCGGGCAACCGGAGTTCGTCACCGACGATGGCGTTCTGGTCCCGGTGGACCTGGAGCGCTTCGGGGAACTGCGCACCCTGCTCGATGAGGCGCTCGCGGCGTCCGCCGCCCGCGCCCGCGGGCCCGACGGGGTCGACGGGGCGGGTGACATCCGGATCGGGCTCGGCCAGGCCGGGCTCTGGTCGGACCTGGCCGAGCTGGCCGACGACCTCGCGCCGCCCACCGGCCGGGCGCAGGCGCTGCTCGAGCTCGCCTCGGACAGTCCCCAGCCGGTTCCGGTGCCCGCCGCGCTGAAGGCCGAGCTCAGGCCGTATCAACAACAGGGACTGGACTGGCTGGCCATGCTGTGGCGGCACCGAATCGGCGGGATCCTGGCCGACGACATGGGGCTCGGCAAGACGGTCCAGGCGCTCGCGCTGATCGCTCACGCGCACGAGGCTCATGAGGACCGCCCCGCCTCCGGCGCCGGGACGGTCGCCGAGGCGGTCTCCGACTCCCCGGGGCCGTTCCTCGTGGTGGCGCCCTCGTCCGTGGTGCCCAACTGGGAGGCCGAGGCCCGCAGGTTCGTGCCCTCACTGCGCGTGGCCCGCCGCTCCGCCACCGAGACCACGTCGCCCACCACCGTGGCCGAGGACGCGGCCGCGCATGACATCGTCGTGACCTCCGCGACGGTGCTGCGGCTCAATGCCGAGGCCTACGCGGGGATCGGGTGGGCCGGAGTGATCCTGGACGAGGCCCAGCAGGCCAAGAACCCCTCGTCCAAGCTGTTCGCCGCGCTCGCGGGGTTGCGCGCGGACTTCCTGCTCGCCGTCACCGGCACCCCCATGGAGAACAACCTCACCGAGCTGTGGGCGATCGCGGCCCTGTCCTGCCGCGGAGTCCTGCCCGACGCCGCGGATTTCCGCGCGCTGTTCAGGACCCCCATCGAGAAGGACGGGGACGCGGAGGCACTGCGTCGCCTGCGCCGCCGACTCCGGCCGTTCCTCCTGCGGCGCCGCAAGGAGCTGGTGGCCGGAGAGTTGCCACCCCGGACCGACGCGGTGCTGGAGGTCGAGCTCACGGTTGCGCACCGGAGGGTCTACGAACGCGAACTCGCCCGGCAGCGGGCCTCGCTGCTGGCGCTGCTCGACGATTTCGACTCCAACCGCATCAGCATCCTCGCCGGGCTGACCGTCCTGCGACGGCTGTGCCTGGACCCCTCGCTGGTGGACCCGGGACACTCCTCCATCCCTTCCGCCAAGACCGACGAGCTGGTCGCCTCGCTGCGTGAAGTCGTGGCCGAGGGGCACCGGGCGCTGGTGTTCAGCCAGTTCACCAGCTACCTCGACACAGTGGTCGACAGACTGCACGCCGAAGGGATCACCGTCGCTCACCTCGACGGCAGCACCACCGACCGGGCCGGTGCCGTCGGCGAGTTCACCGAGGGCGGCGCGCAGGTGTTCTGCCTGAGCCTCAAGGCCGGGGGAGTGGGACTGAACCTCGTGGGCGCCGACTACGTCTTCCTGCTGGACCCCTGGTGGAATCCGGCCACCGAGGCGCAGGCCGTGGACCGGGCGCACCGCATCGGTCAGACCCGGCCCGTGCTGGTGTACCGGATGGTCGCCCGCGACACCATCGAGGAACGGGTCATCGAGCTCCAGCGCCGAAAGGCCGAGCTCTTCGCCTCCGTGCTGGACAGCGGGGAGCACTTCTCCGCCGCGCTCACCGCCGAGGACCTGCGGGGGTTGATCGAGTAG
- a CDS encoding helix-turn-helix transcriptional regulator, giving the protein MVSYHTHEVDLSDDDVDRLFRALADATRRDIVRRTLTDEYSISDLAHHYDMSFAAVRKHVNVLEEAGLVTDDRHGRERRIRGNPEAIRRAQSLLDGFERLWRGRIDRLDALLAED; this is encoded by the coding sequence ATGGTTTCATATCACACGCACGAGGTGGATCTCAGTGACGACGACGTGGATCGGTTGTTCCGGGCGCTGGCAGACGCCACGCGCCGGGACATCGTCCGTCGCACGCTCACCGACGAGTACTCCATCTCCGATCTCGCCCATCACTACGACATGTCGTTCGCGGCGGTCCGCAAGCACGTCAACGTCCTCGAGGAGGCCGGGCTCGTGACCGACGACCGCCACGGCCGGGAGCGCCGCATCCGGGGCAATCCCGAGGCGATTCGCCGTGCCCAGAGCCTGCTGGACGGCTTCGAACGCCTCTGGCGGGGGCGCATCGACAGGCTCGACGCCTTACTCGCCGAGGACTGA
- a CDS encoding SRPBCC family protein — MPVTSVDKDLEELTMTIVADFPVTVRRLWDAYADPRQLERFWGPPQWPATFTRHDFCPGGRSEYHMTGPDGTRSGGYWEFLSVVEGVSFEVLDGFTSADGVPDPEMPTMRAVFSFEETDSGARLTTTTYFAGLDQLEQLLGMGMEEGTRSAMAQIDDVLTDLRSFAADRAAGAQLLGDTQVRISRVLRGTPRQIWDAHHDPELLSRWFHGPDGWALVSCRVASAPGEITRFEWAPAAGVEGEAFALTGELLASDPPHREVFTETMEGVEGPPTHNEQTLTAVADGTLMTLVITYDSAELRDIILGTGMVEGMEAGYRRLETEVLAPG; from the coding sequence ATGCCAGTCACATCCGTCGACAAGGACCTCGAGGAGTTGACGATGACCATCGTCGCCGACTTCCCCGTGACGGTCCGCCGACTCTGGGACGCGTATGCGGATCCACGCCAGCTCGAGAGGTTCTGGGGTCCGCCCCAGTGGCCGGCCACCTTCACCCGTCACGACTTCTGCCCCGGCGGCAGGTCCGAGTACCACATGACCGGACCCGACGGCACCCGCAGCGGCGGCTACTGGGAATTCCTCTCGGTGGTCGAGGGGGTCTCGTTCGAGGTCCTGGACGGCTTCACCAGCGCGGACGGCGTGCCCGATCCGGAGATGCCGACGATGCGGGCGGTGTTCTCCTTCGAGGAGACCGACAGCGGCGCTCGTCTGACCACCACAACGTACTTCGCCGGCCTCGACCAGCTCGAGCAACTCCTCGGCATGGGCATGGAGGAGGGCACCCGGTCCGCGATGGCCCAGATCGACGACGTCCTGACCGACCTGCGCTCCTTCGCCGCCGACCGAGCGGCCGGCGCACAACTCCTCGGGGACACGCAGGTCCGGATCAGCCGTGTACTGCGCGGGACACCCCGGCAGATCTGGGACGCGCACCATGACCCTGAGCTACTGAGCCGGTGGTTCCACGGACCCGACGGCTGGGCACTGGTCAGCTGCCGGGTCGCCTCTGCACCCGGCGAGATCACCCGCTTCGAGTGGGCCCCCGCCGCCGGCGTCGAGGGAGAGGCCTTCGCCCTGACCGGCGAGTTGCTCGCGTCCGATCCGCCGCACCGGGAGGTCTTCACCGAGACGATGGAGGGGGTCGAGGGCCCGCCCACGCACAACGAGCAGACGCTCACGGCCGTCGCGGACGGGACGCTGATGACGCTCGTCATCACCTACGACAGCGCCGAGCTCCGCGACATCATCCTCGGCACCGGAATGGTCGAGGGCATGGAGGCCGGCTACCGACGGCTCGAGACGGAGGTCCTGGCTCCCGGTTGA